From a single Apium graveolens cultivar Ventura chromosome 2, ASM990537v1, whole genome shotgun sequence genomic region:
- the LOC141708121 gene encoding heme-binding-like protein At3g10130, chloroplastic, with protein sequence MGMIFGKISVETPKYEVVKTTGNYEIRKYPGCVVAQVTYKPSQFKGNKDGGFMILANYIGALRNPQNKKAETIAMTAPVVTKSGDEESVMVMEFILPDKYKKAEEAPEPVDERVMISEERERKYGVVKFSGSATEKVVEEKVGKLREVLERDGIKVVGEYMLGRFNPPWTLPMFKTNELMIPVE encoded by the coding sequence ATGGGCATGATATTCGGAAAAATCAGCGTAGAAACCCCGAAATACGAAGTAGTGAAAACAACAGGCAATTACGAAATCCGAAAATACCCGGGCTGCGTAGTAGCTCAAGTGACATACAAGCCATCCCAATTCAAAGGCAACAAAGACGGAGGATTCATGATCCTAGCCAACTACATAGGCGCCCTCCGAAACCCACAAAACAAAAAGGCCGAAACAATCGCCATGACCGCGCCTGTGGTGACAAAGAGTGGTGATGAAGAGAGTGTGATGGTGATGGAGTTTATATTGCCTGACAAGTACAAGAAAGCGGAGGAGGCACCGGAGCCTGTGGACGAGAGAGTGATGATAAGTGAAGAAAGGGAGAGAAAGTATGGGGTTGTCAAGTTTAGCGGGAGTGCGACGGAGAAAGTGGTGGAGGAGAAAGTGGGCAAGTTGAGGGAAGTGTTGGAGAGAGATGGGATTAAGGTTGTTGGAGAGTACATGTTGGGGAGGTTTAATCCACCTTGGACTTTGCCTATGTTTAAGACCAATGAGCTCATGATTCCTGTTGAGTAA
- the LOC141708120 gene encoding nucleobase-ascorbate transporter 12 produces the protein MAASSDPTKRPRPGPFPPVPETKAMPASSWAKRTNFKPKFSGETNSSNSGQLPVPPNPKNAPVQVDLEVGRSVNGGAEVNNVPVPSEKTQVLKKRRDSDAAPAEVAPPKRNSVPPARTLTIDEAVLPQTVEDDEFVSRHSHMKYELRDTPGLVPIGFYGFQHYLSILGSLILIPLVIVPAMGGSHDDTSRVVSTVLFISGMTTLLHTSFGSRLPLIQGPSFVFLAPALAIINSPDFAGLNGNNFKHIMKELQGAIIIASAFQTILGYSGLMTLLLRLINPVVVAPTIAAVGLSFYSYGFPQVGKCLEIGLVQILVVIIFSLYLRKISVFGHRLFLIYAVPLSLAITWTTAFLLTEAGAYSYKGCDVNVPASNIISDHCRKHISRMRHCRVDTSQALTSSPWFRVPYPLQWGTPIFSWKMALVMCVVSIISSVDSVGSYHASSLLVASRPPTPGVVSRGIGLEGLASILAGLWGIGTGSTSLTENVHTIAVTKMGSRRAVELGACVLIFLSLVGKVGGFIASIPEVIVAAVLCFMWAMLAALGLSNLRYSEAGSSRNIIIVGVSLFFSLSVPSYFQQYGVSPNSNMSVPIYFQPYIVASHGPVHTKSGGLNYVVNTLLSLHMVIAFLVAIILDNTVPGSRQERGVYVWSESDAAKTEPAVAKDYELPFRVGKIFRWVKWVGV, from the exons ATGGCGGCGAGCTCCGACCCGACGAAGCGACCCCGACCCGGTCCATTCCCTCCGGTACCGGAAACCAAGGCAATGCCGGCGTCATCCTGGGCAAAACGCACTAATTTCAAACCCAAATTCTCCGGCGAAACCAATTCTAGTAATTCCGGTCAGCTACCAGTCCCACCCAACCCTAAAAACGCTCCGGTGCAAGTAGATCTCGAAGTAGGTCGTTCAGTTAATGGTGGTGCAGAAGTTAATAATGTCCCGGTACCATCGGAGAAAACTCAGGTTTTGAAGAAACGAAGAGACTCGGATGCCGCACCAGCTGAAGTGGCACCCCCTAAGAGGAATAGTGTACCTCCAGCGAGGACTCTGACGATTGATGAAGCTGTGTTGCCTCAAACTGTCGAGGATGATGAGTTTGTTTCCAGACATTCTCATATGAAGTATGAGCTTAGGGATACACCTGGATTAG TGCCCATCGGTTTTTATGGATTCCAACATTATCTTTCAATATTGGGTTCGTTGATTCTCATCCCTCTTGTCATAGTTCCAGCAATGGGTGGTTCCCAT GATGATACTTCTAGGGTGGTTTCGACAGTGCTTTTCATATCTGGAATGACAACTCTTCTTCATACATCCTTTGGTTCAAGGCTGCCCTTGATACAGGGTCCATCTTTTGTATTTCTTGCTCCAGCACTTGCAATAATTAACTCTCCTGATTTTGCGGGACTGAATGGAAAT AATTTCAAGCATATAATGAAAGAATTGCAGGGGGCAATAATAATTGCTTCAGCTTTTCAAACCATACTGGGATATAGTGGATTGATGACATTATTGTTGAG ATTAATTAATCCAGTGGTTGTTGCCCCAACTATTGCTGCTGTGGGACTTTCTTTCTACAGCTATGGATTCCCACAAGTGGGAAAATGTCTTGAGATTGGTTTAGTGCAGATATTAGTTGTTATTATCTTTTCCCTT TACCTCAGGAAGATTTCTGTTTTTGGTCATCGCCTATTTCTGATATATGCG GTACCGTTGAGTCTTGCCATCACTTGGACTACGGCTTTTTTACTGACAGAAGCAGGAGCTTATAGCTATAAAGGTTGCGATGTTAATGTACCAGCTTCAAATATAATTTCTGACCATTGCAGAAAGCATATTTCTAGAATGAGGCACTGTCGAGTTGATACTTCTCAGGCATTAACATCTTCTCCCTGGTTTAGAGTTCCTTATCCGTTACAATGGGGAACTCCCATCTTCAGCTGGAAAATGGCTCTTGTGATGTGTGTGGTGTCCATAATTTCATCAGTTGATTCA GTCGGGTCTTATCATGCATCATCACTGTTGGTAGCATCTAGACCTCCAACTCCAGGTGTTGTAAGTCGAGGTATTGGTCTTGAAGGTCTTGCTAGCATCTTAGCTGGTTTATGGGGCATTGGAACTGGGTCTACATCTCTTACCGAAAATGTGCATACTATTGCTGTCACAAAAATGGGAAGCCGCAGAGCGGTTGAGTTGGGTGCATGTGTGCTGATTTTCTTGTCTCTTGTGG GTAAAGTTGGAGGGTTTATTGCTTCGATTCCTGAAGTCATAGTGGCTGCCGTACTTTGCTTTATGTGGGCAATGCTTGCGGCTTTGGGTTTGTCCAATCTACGTTACAGTGAAGCTGGAAGTTCCAGGAACATCATAATTGTTGGGGTGTCCTTGTTTTTCTCCCTTTCAGTTCCGTCCTACTTTCAGCAGTATGGTGTCTCGCCAAATAGCAACATGTCTGTTCCAATCTATTTTCAACCATACATTGTGGCCTCTCATGGTCCTGTCCACACCAAATCTGGAGGG CTTAATTATGTTGTAAACACTTTGCTCTCGCTTCACATGGTGATAGCATTCCTAGTAGCAATCATCCTGGATAACACTGTACCGGGCAGTCGACAAGAACGTGGAGTTTATGTCTGGTCAGAATCTGATGCTGCAAAAACAGAGCCTGCTGTTGCTAAAGACTATGAGTTGCCATTTAGAGTTGGAAAGATATTCAGATGGGTTAAATGGGTTGGAGTGTGA